The following DNA comes from Rosa rugosa chromosome 5, drRosRugo1.1, whole genome shotgun sequence.
CTGAACAAACCAAGTGCGCGCATGTGTGTCCACCTCGGTGTGAAGAGATCTATGGCTCAATACATAAACAAGCAGTGGCGGAATTAGGAGCCGAACCTTGGAGAGGCTGGAAATAAACAtacaataacttttttttttttttttgggacctaGAAGACGATGTGTCGAAGTCGAAATAGGGTGACTCCTTTTTGCTTTTTAATGACTATTTAATCACTTATAATAATAAAATGTGAAAAAGCATGAGGTATTTTTTTGACAATAAAAAAGCATGAAGTCGCTTGGAATAGTGAGACATTCAAAAGCCACAATCGTGAATAGCAAAAGGATGCCTGGAAGGTTGGAAAGTAAGAAacattaattaaataaaaagcAAAACGGATGAAAGGCAATTTTTATAGTAAATTGGGAGTAAGTACAAAACTGTTGACTTCATCGATTTTATACTTGGTTTATCAAGGAAACTAGGAAATTTGCCCGCGCGTTGCCGCGGGACTTACTATTATTACAAATAAATCCGCTTGTATAGACAAATAACTGCATTTAGGGCGTATAACAATTATCAATTTCTGTCATTTTAAGTGATCTAACAACTAACAATAATCAAATGAAGTTTTCagtttcaaacaaatctttcaCGTTCATTTAACCTTCGTGTTTTGTATAATGGAAGTTCCGTCCCTCCAGCCATGGAGTATGCAAGATTTGAAGAATGTTTGAAACTTATATATCAAGTTTCCCTTCTCAATTTCCTCAGTTGTCCAAGAACTCAGCACTTCTGCTAgcagcaggaaaaaaaaaaagaaaaaagagtccTTTAGTAACAACCTTGTATTCATTAATGATGCAGCATATCTTGAAAATAATTTCATATTTAATCATGTGTGTTTTTACCTTATAGTGTGAGAAGTCATCAGTGCAACCAAGTTTCATGAACTTCATGACTGATTCCTTTGTTTAGAAGTTATCAGCAAACCAAGACCTGGAATCACAGATGATTCATTTATGCATCCTTCCCCATCCAGATTTGAAGTTGATGTGCACTTCCTCCAAGGAAAGAGAGTTGATTGGGCATACCTAAACAAACTCTGATGGAAGCAAATCTTCCCATTGCTTGTTAATATGGAGGatgaagcaacatgagaatctAGATGAAGTGCAAGCCGATCAAGTTTGACACACTGAAAAACATATGGGGAAATATATCATGAATTTCTACATAGTATGGATGCAGGGATCAATATATTGAAGAAGATAAGGTATTCATAAAGACACTGCAGAAATCATGCAATTACCAATAGCGAATGCAATTCGATAACAGTATCAAGTCCCCTGCTTGTGATCAGATTACCATCAATTACTACTTTGGTGTTGTTCACCAACTCATTTCTTTTGATAGATGAGTAACAACATAAGAAACTAAAGTCAGTAACAATGGAAACTATACCAGCGTAGTATTCAGATAAGCTTTTGGATAGAAGTTCACTTACTGTGGACATGATGTCAACATTTTCACGTAGCGAGTTGGACTctattttttctgaaaatattttcattATTAACTGAATGTATTTTACCCTCTCTGATTTATAATATCTGTTGCATTATTTGGTACCTTTTCCAAAAAAACTGAAGTGCTGCCACTTACATACAGGATTGCAAATAAATGAGCTCAATTTGAGAAAATATATTACCttaacaacagaagctcctgtAACAAACTTCTTCCTAACTTCTCTGAAGCATTATTAAGCTTGACACCTGAAATGTAATCTACAAAAAGTCTGAGTAAGATCAATCTTTCTGTTTGGTGCCTaacaattaaaatatatatatatatatatatatatatatatatatatatatatacagattttatccagaacGAGGCCTCGCTTTgcaatttcagagcgaggttagggtttatggtctcatatccacatctcaaccgttcagtttttaggtactaatgtatagatcatgtatgcaaaatttcagccaaattgatgatctttaaggtatctaactcacttaaaccagtggacgaactgaatctgtccaacctaaaccgtactagctttaaggcagttatcaatgccttgacgaccatcaatttggttgaaattttgcagagatgatctatacattagtagctaaaaactgaatggtcaagatgtggaaatgcgaccaaaaagtgaccctaaaccctagcctCGTTctcaaatttcagagcgaggcatcgctctggataggatatatatatatatatatatatatatatatatatatatatatatatatatatatatagtaagaTCTACAAAAAGTCTGATAGTTGTATCATTCATTTCTGCTAAAAAGAAGTTTTATTTCTATTACAAACAAACTTGAGAATTGTCGGAAATTAGTTAAATTAGAGTATTTCATAAGTATTTCAGGTTTGGCATAGAAGAGGTACCAGATTACCTTCCTTACTTTTACTTTGGTATGAAAGGAGGTCCAAGTTCAATTGCTTGAGATTCCCAAACGTTGGCAAAGTTTGGAATGTTTTCTGCACATAAAGATTTAATTATGAAAGTTAAAAGGCATCAAAACATCAATTTCGTGCTTTGGTATCTCAAGTCAAAATATCAATAACCAAAAGATCAATTAGTCTGAAACCATTAAGTCCAAAGTTCATTAGAAAACAGAGAATATAACTTATTGGGATAGAAATGATATGATTAGTATAATCGATAGTTTGTTGAGCAAGATTATCAGAAACTCTGCAGCATAAATAATTTCTATTTGCTAATCCTCATTTTCCAAGTATTTGATGATGAAGTGTTTTGATCTGGGAATTTCTTTCTTGGTAGCTTCATTTGCTCAGCACATCTCTACTTGAAATCCATAGAGTTAAGTTATTTCCTCATGCATattaaaaaaccaaaaaagctAATCATGTCGTATAAAATTTTTATTGTACCTTTTACACTGCGTGGCTTATTTTCATGTCTACAGGCAATGAAGACCGAAGCAGTTGCAACTCAGTCTGGGGTCCTAAATTTGAGAGGTTTCTGATCAGTCATCTTCTTATATATGTCATTGGTTGGATCATAGTGAAATAAATCCGTGAGTGAGATAACATATTTCTTATATACAAACATGATGATAAGTTTGTAATCTGCGGAACTGATTACGGACatgcaaaatcaaaaccaattaAATTCCAATCGAACGAACACACCTACATTTTCTCAATCCTGAATATctactttttctctcttttctctgcctctctctgtttctctctttgcAGAGAATATGCTAATCCAAATTTGTTCATCACTTTCACTTGCAACGTCAAATGGCTAGAAATACACTAACCTTGGAACAAAGTGCTTCAAGTCTAAAATTTCTATGTTTACTATATACAACTTTTCAGTCTGaactatattaaaaaaaaaaaataataataatctccATTTTCATTAGCAGAGTCTAACCTTTGAGGATTAAAACGCAGCATACCAAAAATATAAGATTATACTTTCAATGATAAACCAAATACAATCAATAAGCTATATACTTGTTTATAACTATCTTATTTCTCAAAACTCAGGATACCAAAAATATAAAACTATACTTCCAATGATAAATCACATACAATAAGAACGAAAGCTCATACCTGATCACCTTCACGGTAGAGACAACAGTACCGAATCAACAAAGCAACAACAGCCAAATATTCCAGTCAACAATATTGAGAACTGGGGAAGACTCAAAACTGATAGTTTCGGAGCTGTTTAACAACGAAAATATCAAAGGTTAGGCTCGAATGCAATAATATAGTATCAGTTAAGATCGATGATTTGATAGAAGAAATTGGTTTAGATGAAACCCGAATCTTACCAAGCCTTTTCCGATCTTGATTGTGACGGAGGAGGATGATGTCGGCTGAAGATAGGTCTTCATATTGACAGAGGAACAGAGCCTTCTCGAATGATAATGGCGGTGGAGATATCTCTTATATATTGAATAGTTCAGGGCAAAAATGTAATCCTAGATTGCATCCCCTTAGAGTACTATTTGTCTTATTGTAAACTCTAGAATCCTCCCCAACCTTCAAGCTCTTTCAACTGTATGTGCTTATTGCCAGATTTTCTTCTAGGCTGAACTATTTGTTTAGCAGACATTCTGGTAGGTTTCAAACAATGCTTTCTCTCACTTGTGAATCATGATTTTATGCTGGGCTGTTTATTTTGCTTGTTTTTATTTCACGTGTGAATGGTGAATAATGAGCCAAAAGATGATTTGAAGATGACAATATTTATTTTAGTACAGAAACATTAATATGTACGCAAATGTATAATGTGACATATTATTGCATTTACAAATGTTGTAATACGTCTTTATAAACTATATTCTTAGTGTATTTATTTGGTGTCTCATTATTgttatttattaaaatttttaatCCATTTTTTTATGTAACTCGTGAAAGCGCTACATATAATTGTCAATGTGTAAAAACAAGTTCTGGTAAATATATCCCAACTTGATTTAGTGATTGACCTTGACTTTTAGTGATAGTCATAGCATAACATGGTCTTATTGGAAATTGTCGCCTTTTAAAAATAAACGGCCATTTGTTTTCAGATGCAGGAAAAACAATTCTAGGTATAAAAAAATTTTGGCCTACGTTGTTTCCTGTTAATATTTTTGCTTCTATTAATCGATCAAATAATTTTGTAATTATCAATCTTGTACCATTGCATAAACCACATGTTTGATTTAAATTTCTTAATAGCATAATAGGCATTccaatttttaaaattaattcatGTGATGGTAATCCATTAAATTCTAGTTTATTAAAAAATTCTATTGGATATAAAAGATTTATGTTTTCATTACTTCCAGAATTTAATAAGATGCTATCAGCGCTTAAATAAGTTGTTTTATCGCCTGGTAATAAATTAATAGCATAGTTATTTATATCATGAACTGTAACATTTCGAGGTGTAATAATTGCATGTTCTTTTAGGTAGTTAAAATTGTTGTAATTACTACAAAAATTTGGATAAGTTGCAAGAAAAATTGCTTCTATTGGATTTCTATACGTATGAATAAGTATATCTTTTGGAATTTCAAcccaggatgcatcttgatcatTTTGCTCTTTTATCGAAGATATACAACCATCTCCTATTTGTAATAGCCAGTTTGCAAAACTTGAAATATTCATTTTTTCTTCATCACTTAAATTCTTTTTTGATAATCTCATATTTTCTGTTAAATGAAATATTTTAAATGACGACCAAAGGTATGAACTATTTAATGAAGCTTCAATTATTTGTTCTTTAGTTCCTCCTGTAACAACAGGTAAAATTTGTCTAAAATCCCCGCCTAATAATATAGCTTTACCACCGAATGGTTTGTTAGCTTGTATATCATTTGGATCACATAGAATATCACATAAAGATTTGTCTAATGATTCAAAACAATATTTATTAGACATTGGAGCTTCATCCCAAATAATTAAATCTGTTTTACTAATTAGTTTTGCAAGATGAGTGCCCTTTTTTATTGGACATATTGATAGATTATTGATTGTCAAAGGTATTTTAAATCGAGAATGAGCAGTTCGACCATTTGGAAGTACTAATGAGGCGATTCCTGATGAAGCAACAGCTAAAACAATTTTTCCTTCATatcttaattacaaaatatcGACAATTAAGATAAGTTGTAATTTCATCTGACAATTAAGATAAGTTGTAATTTCATCATTCATATAAGTTAAACAGTAAAATATCGACAATTAAGATAAGTTGTAATTTCATCATTCAGATCTTCATACAGTAAAACTCGAGCTCGATCTGGAcctttattaatatatttaaataaatatttaattaacattGATTGAGAACATGATTCAACATTAATATGAGCATTATATCGTAATAATAAGTTTGGATTATAAGGAACAACAAAATTATTTCCAATATGTACATTATTTTTTATTACGAATTTTGTATCATCATTACGACGTTTATATATTGAAGGTGTATTTGTTTCAAATATAGTATTTGGGCAGTATGCTTTTGGAAAAAATTTGGAACATTTTCCATTCCGCATGCAAGGAGATTTTGAATTTAATTGTCCGCAAGGTCCATGAATCATAAACTCACTAACAATTTTAAAAAGCTCTGGATCAATATTTTTATCTGGTAATTCTGCTGAAATGATAGAATCTATATCAGCTGCTGTATAacatttgtaatttttttttaaccaaaatagCATATGAGCGTGAGGAAGGCCTCTTTTTTGAAATTCTATTGTATGAACATATGCATCAATTTCTCCGAATGGTTCTCCAgatttaatataattaatcatatcttgtaattttattttaaacATTCTTGAGATTATGTCAGGTCTATCTTCAGCTCTATATTTAGGTTTTTTGTTTAGATATCTCTCTATTTCTGGGCATTTGACGTTGCAAGTGAAAGTGATGAATAAATCTGGATTACCATATTGTCTGCAAATTGTCATCGCATCTTGATAATTATTAATCATATCTCTAGGACTTCCTGTATGAGAACTGggtaatataatttttttttcctaaatcaCGACTGTTGTTAATTCCAGCTGAAGCTGCAGTATAAAGCTCTTTTAAAATTTCACTTCGAATATTTTTTTGATTCCTTCTAATCCAATCTAATCGACTTTCTTCAACAGTTGCATAAGCATCAACTAAAAATTGTTGAAATAGTCATCCACCTTTCAATAAAGTACTTCTTTCATTATTTCTGTCTTGAATTTGATATGTAATGTAAGCTCGCATTGATATGTTTTTTTCTGTGGAATTTCCTTTGATTCCCTGCATTGGTAAATTTATTTTATATCCATCTTCACCATAAGGAAAAAGTATTGGGTATTGTAATGCCATATATTTTGGATGTATTTTAGAAACACGTTGTAAATTTCCACTATTTGATTCAATAATTAGATCTCTATTGGAATTATGTTCTCCAATATCACCAACTATTAAACCACCAATTTCTTCACTTGTTGGTGCTTCATATTGTTTACTATCAGTAGGTTCACGATTAAGTATTGTCATATTTAACGAAGGTAAAGAACGATTTTCAAATTTATCTCTAATTGTTCGAAGTTCTTTTACCAATTCATTAATTTCGTCAAACATTTTTATAAGTCCTTCAACAATATCTAGTTTGATATTTGTATTCGTATGAGTAGGATCAATAGCATTAAGACGGTTTAAAACTTCATTTTTTGTACTTGATATATGTATAATTGAGCGTATTTAGGACTTTCCCCATCAGAAGGTAATATAGAACCCATTAAATGATGTACTTGACCGTTAATTTTAAAAACATAAGGACCTGATCCAGTATTTATTTTTTGATCAATTGTTGCCCCCATTGATGTAAAAGAAAACATCGAGTTGTAAATCCTGATATTCTCTCTAAAAAGTCTGCTTTCAGAACTCCTATTCGGATCCAATAATCTTTCAAGAAATTctggtgttgattttgatggTTCAAGCTTGATTTGACCTTTTTTGCAACAATTTGTATAGATTAGAGGCGCACTTGAGGACGATTGTTTATTCGCTTCTCCAAACCAGAAACATGCGTTGCAATAATTACATGTGTGGATATCATCTCCTGAATCCTCATATCTGATTGTAGATCCTGTAATCACAGTTGCACAATTTTGTCAATAATTTATTCAACTGTTGTTCAGTGAAAAGAACAAATGAAATTACACAAAAACAACCTGCTCTACTTCTTTGGTATGAAGCTTGACCAAATAGATGTAAACCTTCACCTGAATATAAAGTTTTGTAAACATTAGTGACATTGTAAACAAAAATGTGTTACATTATCGAACTTTTGATCAATGAATAAATGCAAAAATCAAACCTCTAATTTCATCAGTTTCTACAAATTCAGAATTGTTGGAGCTTTGTAAAACTTGTGATGTACCTacacataaaaatcaaaataaatgtATCAAAACCGTTTACATATTATCTGCCATCTTTGATACTAAACTAATTCTCAAAATTGCATATGGTACCTGGATTCTCCATATTTGAGATTCTATTAGCTGACAAACTTGAATTAGCAATTGCACCTGAGCTTTGTTCCCTAGTTCTGAATCGCTTGGGAGTATGGTTAAATTTGGTAGTGCTATAACTTTCGGAATTCTGCTGATGTTTTAAACATTGATTCTCTTCTGACATCACCAACTGAATGCCTACGAATGCAATTTGACTGATATCAATAACATTGCACTCACACAAAAAACATAAAGTTTCTGCTAAAACCATGCACTCAAATGAACATTTGAAACTTGCTAATGCATACTTACCACGGCTTGATCTGCTAAAATGAACTTCATGTTCTTCACTGCTATCACAAACAGGAATTCCTTGCATTTCTATTTCATCATTATCGTTTTGACAATGACTGTCTTCTAACAATGTTTTTGTTCTTGTCCATTTTGTCTTCGAATATGTGCCTACATGCAAACAATCAGATTTTGTCTCTGAGTTTCTCAGATTTTATCAAAAAGGCTTCcttcattttctgttt
Coding sequences within:
- the LOC133712380 gene encoding uncharacterized protein LOC133712380 isoform X3, coding for MGPKKWTRTKRLLEDSYCQNRNNEREMQAIPISDSAEEQESHFTRSSRGTYSKTKWTRTKTLLEDSHCQNDNDEIEMQGIPVCDSSEEHEVHFSRSSRGIQLVMSEENQCLKHQQNSESYSTTKFNHTPKRFRTREQSSGAIANSSLSANRISNMENPGTSQVLQSSNNSEFVETDEIRGEGLHLFGQASYQRSRAGSTIRYEDSGDDIHTCNYCNACFWFGEANKQSSSSAPLIYTNCCKKGQIKLEPSKSTPEFLERLLDPNRSSESRLFRENIRIYNSMFSFTSMGATIDQKINTGSGPYVFKINGQVHHLMGSILPSDGESPKYAQLYIYQVQKMKF
- the LOC133712380 gene encoding uncharacterized protein LOC133712380 isoform X1 codes for the protein MQKNFHTSLLALFLWISFVIILVSYSSSDLRNSSLSSLLIGLDSGMGPKKWTRTKRLLEDSYCQNRNNEREMQAIPISDSAEEQESHFTRSSRGTYSKTKWTRTKTLLEDSHCQNDNDEIEMQGIPVCDSSEEHEVHFSRSSRGIQLVMSEENQCLKHQQNSESYSTTKFNHTPKRFRTREQSSGAIANSSLSANRISNMENPGTSQVLQSSNNSEFVETDEIRGEGLHLFGQASYQRSRAGSTIRYEDSGDDIHTCNYCNACFWFGEANKQSSSSAPLIYTNCCKKGQIKLEPSKSTPEFLERLLDPNRSSESRLFRENIRIYNSMFSFTSMGATIDQKINTGSGPYVFKINGQVHHLMGSILPSDGESPKYAQLYIYQVQKMKF
- the LOC133712380 gene encoding uncharacterized protein LOC133712380 isoform X2; the encoded protein is MQKNFHTSLLALFLWISFVIILVSYSSSDLRNSSLSSLLIGLDSGMGPKKWTRTKRLLEDSYCQNRNNEREMQAIPISDSAEEQESHFTRSSRGTYSKTKWTRTKTLLEDSHCQNDNDEIEMQGIPVCDSSEEHEVHFSRSSRGIQLVMSEENQCLKHQQNSESYSTTKFNHTPKRFRTREQSSGAIANSSLSANRISNMENPGTSQVLQSSNNSEFVETDEIRGLHLFGQASYQRSRAGSTIRYEDSGDDIHTCNYCNACFWFGEANKQSSSSAPLIYTNCCKKGQIKLEPSKSTPEFLERLLDPNRSSESRLFRENIRIYNSMFSFTSMGATIDQKINTGSGPYVFKINGQVHHLMGSILPSDGESPKYAQLYIYQVQKMKF